One Coffea eugenioides isolate CCC68of chromosome 2, Ceug_1.0, whole genome shotgun sequence genomic window, GATAAAGAGACAAATCAATTAGCATTAAGAAACTGCATTTCCCTCCATTTCGTACttcagagagagagagcaaaagaagccaaaaacatgcaacctgtatctataaaaaagaaaacgaaACTCTAGCAAGAAAGTGCAGCTTACAGTCCTAGTAAACAGGCATTGTTGTAACAAAAGAAGCACAAGACTTAATTTAGCTCAAGCATCCAATCATGAAAGAAGAACTTTTTGCCTATTGGGAAAGTTAGTGTCCTAGGAAACAGGCATTTCTATAACAAAAGAAGCACAAGACTTAATTTTGCTCAAGCATCCAATCATGAAAGAACTCAACAAGCTTCTGGCATGTTCCAAATGAAATCAAGATCTGTTCGATCAAGACATTCACTTTAGAAACATAAGAAGACCATATaactttattcttttttctaaataaaaaatgaagGCCATATAACAGTATATCTTATGGACAGTAACTATTTCTGTATTCTGGAAGTGTCTCGGGACCCCTCTTTATTAAAAGCAGAGAACAGGAGAACGAAGCTTGACTTGTTCTATAACATTTCAACTTACCAGATAAACTACATCAAAGGCCTTCTGATAGCTCTCAAGAGAGTTTTCCACATTGTCATTCCTAAAATAAGAATTTTATGAAGTCAAAAAACAAATATATTGTAAACCATGAtttaaaagagagagagagagagagagagaagcttAATAACAAAGCACATTTAGGCAAGTGAAGCAGATTTGTATAACATTCTTTTTCATAGTCTGGTAAATGACATGTTCTATGGAGTTTAGCAGGAAGATTATTTGAACAAATTTGGAATTTCAAATTCTTAATGCGTTTCATTCTTTCTACTCAGTGGAACtgacattttgtcaattcaATGCAACGGAATTCATCAGTAAATGAGACAAAACTGCTTTAAAAGCTCCAAGATATTTCACTTTCTCTTTAACTTTTTTCCCAGCAAAATGATTGTTCTTAGAAAAGGTAGCTGCAGTACAGATTGCTAGGTAGCCAGTAGTATAGTGATTCACTTTCTTAAATGCTATTGAAAAACTTGAGTCAACTGTTGTACACTTACAGAAATCCAACAGAGATCCGCGTTTCATAGTTGAGACCATCAGACATTCCCAGGTCTCCAATGTGATCACCAAGTAGCAGCACATTAGTTATCTTCTTTACAAAGGAATTGTCTTCATTTAGCCCATTGACATTGTCAATTCTATCATGAACAGGTGCAGCCATATCAAGCGCATGCTCATTCTTATTCAGAACATGAATTGTCTTTCCTGCAGCAAATTTTAAGTTAAACCATGGACCTAATGTTTAAAATATCACCACTATCCGCCTTTGCAGACTAGAACACAAGCTTGGCTACAATTATAAATGTAGAAGAATGCATGTCCCAGAACAATTCATTAAGATATTCAAGAAGGAAAGTGAAAATTCAAATGTTTACATTACTGAAATTGCATTGTACTTGTTCTGGCTGTTTTTCAAAAAGCCCAACTTGTTTTTGAGCTAAGAAACAATTAGTTAATTAACACTAAAAATGGGTAGACATTATAGCTGATGTTGAAACCTAATTCTCTGAAGAAGCAAGAAAAGTTTTCTGTCAAAATAAGATAGTAGAATACTACCTTTGAAAGACACTAGCTGGCCATTCTGGTCAAATATCATCTGGTTGGATACAACCCTGACATTTTTGAAGGATCTATGAAGTTTCTGCCTGAATACCTGGATGATGTGAGCAGGGAAGGCAGCACATTTCAGTAGCAAATTAGTGCATGCCAACGTATTCATGTTCCACTAACCAACAAAAACACCTGACCTCCTCTATTATATCGGCAAGACCAGCAGAAAATACAAGAACTGGAACATCTTTTTCCTGCATATCATGAAGAAGCAATTAAGGCAGCACTCATCCTGAAACATGCTCTAGTTCAGTGAATTCACGCCCAGAATATCAGATTCATTTCAGTCTAACTTGAAGATATTGATATGCTGTTATCGTTCATTGCAGCTTAAATCAAAGCCAAATTTGTCACAATGACGAAAAGGTACCCACATACCAAAAATTAAAGttgcaaaaataaatatttcatgTGCTCTTGGTGAAGGTAAAATAGCATGTACTAGAGTTTCAAATTTTCTGTCATTTCATCCTGAAGCAATAGAATTAAAGATCAGCTCAACAGAAGCCACAAGCTTCCACCTCTACATTATGCTAACAAAACACATAAATTAAGTATGTTTTGGAGTATTTATTTAACTTCCATAATACATCATCAAAAGTATAGCATACCTAAACAAAAATTATGAATCCACTTTACCTCCAAAAACTTGAATAGTTCAACTACACCCTCCCTAAATGCAATTGTAGAATTAGTCACAGATTTCTTAATTGCATCATAGGTAAGGCCTCCCTCAACAAGGAGAGCATGACTTTTTCCCCACCTGCATGAAATGGCAGGGCTTCAGATGCTTCCGACACAATTAGAATTTTTTGAGTAGTCCATAATTTACTAAGTTGAAATTTGATTGTCATGTTGTATGCAGCTGTCATTCTTAGATAAACTGTTTTCTATCAAGGTACTTGAAGCTCTCTATTTCGAGCTGTCATAAGGCTCACATAAAATGCAACAACTAGCTTCTACTAGTACTCAGTTCACATACCACTCTTCCATGAGTTTTGCTTTTTGATCGAGTGGAATTGTTGGATCAAATTCCAAAGGATGGTAGTATTCATATAACTTCTGCCTCTTCTCATCATATTCAGGACTCCCTTGCCGCAAAAGACCGTGGCTACCTACATTTGTTGTTTTTCACCCAAGTCAGTCTTTTGTTGCCAAAACATAATTATAAGTGTTCAGTACAAAACACAATCAATTTCTCTATTTCTGTCTGGATTTATTACTTACAATTTAAAACTCTGATGGAAATTAAGAAAAAGGCACAACTTTTTAATAAGCAGGGAATAAAAGAGAACTTACTTTGCCCTCGACGTCCATCGATCCAGTACTTCGTTAACGTAGCATCAAAATCTGCAATTACCTACAAACAAAAATAGTTAAGGACAGGAGCCTTACATGAAGAGAAAATATGTAAAGACAGGAATTCAAACAATAAACATTTTGGGAACTCTAACAATTACGGGCAAAGATCTGACCTTTCAAAAATGAGGTCTAATGTACCTTGACATTGTACCTTTTTTTGGCTAAGTCTTTGACATTGTACTTGACAAAGCATGGAAAAGAAGCCTATACATACATTTATCTTTACGCTGCTAGCCTTTTTCAGTAGTATATGGGACATGGTACTTCATGGAGATAACATGTTACATAGCTCATAAATGCTTTTGAAGCATAATCCGATCAAATGGAAATCAGGATAATCTAAGACGGACATAGCTCATCGCACCACAAAATGGGGTTATAAGGAAACCAATTACAACTATCCATGGTTTTGTTTTTTCCCCAATTTAGAATAAAAAAGATCAATATGATAACGAATAACCCGCAGTTACATTGCATGATCACTTTGGAAATTAAACAACTAATATCTTTCCACAATTTTGAGCATACTCTTCCGTTCCAGAATCATGTAACCAACGCAGAATTATACACAATTACTGAATCTAGATCATAATTTGTAGGTAAAGCTACCTAAGTAGGAAATTCTTGGTTTATGTAATAGTAGCACAATGCAGAACTATTTATATCAagaaaaaatcattcaaaaaaagaaagaaaaaacctgGAGCTTTTCGGGACCCGCAAGGCGAATAGAAGAAATCTTGTGGCGAAGGGATTGAGGGTCCTTGACTACAACCTCAGAGCCATCGACAACTACGTGCTCCATTGTTTGGGTTTCTTTTTGGTGATCACTGCTGTAGCTTCTGCTACGTACACTTTTCTGTCTGAAAATTAAGAATTTATTACATAATCGCTTTGTATATGAGGAGAATGTACCAGAATAAAAAGAGCGTATGTGGGATCGGTGGGGTGAGAAGTACagccaaaaaaatggatgaagTAGTGGGATTTCAAGTGCTAACCTCCTGCTACTGGTGATGGTGGTGGGGTTGTGTTGAGATGAGGTGATGGGTATGAGAAGGCGGGCTAGAGCAGTGCTAGTGTTCCTAAACAGTATGTTAGTAGCACCGAGGTTGATGTTAGGAAGGAATTGGAGTCTACAATAGTGGTGAGAAGTGCCCATGAAGTCGGAAACGTGAGATACTGAGATGTTCTACTTGTATTTCTTCTACGCCATTACTGCAGGAataggaattttctgtttttcctTGCGCCACCTGTCATGTTTCCATCTCCTATCTAGTATCTAGTACGGGgcttttttaaggaaaaaagaaacattGGAGGTGTTTGGATAGGTGATATTTggaataatatttcaaataatattggCCTTTCTGTCAAATTAGGAGACATAGCTAAAATAATTGTTTGGACCATGAAATAATCCTATTCAGCGTGGGCCAGGTGAGAATTGCTGACGAGGACATTTTGCTCACGACTAGGGAGGAATTCCGACTGCCACGTGAGACTACCCGAATGAACTTTCAGCTATTCTCTCGTGAAGCAACCCGCTGTGAACTTCGATTGTATCGTTTATAAAGGCTGGGATTCCTAAAATTTGCTCTAGGCCCACTAGTCCTGCAGGGAGAAATAAGCACTAGCGTGGGATTGTACCATAAAGTAATCTGAGATGTCTCCAAATTTGCAAGCTGAACATGGCTATCTGTTATTGCATAGGACTTctggaatttgcttataattGCCTATTTAAGTTGTCCGAACAGGAGCTTTATTCCAGAAGCTTCATTTTAGTTTATATGTTCTGTAAACAGGAGCTTTATTGCAATTTAAGTTCTGAGTTTTATTGCAATTTAAGTTCTGTGAACAGGAGCTTTATTCCAAATGAATGTGTTTATAAATGCCAATTTAAGTCCTCAATTCTCAActgaaaatttcatttattgCAAAGAGGAGCTTCACAAGAGATACGAAGACTTGCATAGTACTTGTACTAATTATCACCATGTGATTACAAAGAGTTAAAAGTAGCACGCATTCAATAGTTTATTTCCACCGGACGCCTTGTTATTGAAGTTTTCCATACAGATGTACCCTCACATCGTCTAATACCACTGTGGGTATTAGATTTTTTTATTCTCACTCACCTAATGTCTCCGCCTTCGTGATGCGGCATGCATTTGATTAGCCATTTCATCTCTCATTCCCTTCcattcttctatttcttgcgGGGACCTCAATGGTTGAATTTGTGGATACGGAAGAGCTCCACATTCGCCTTCGAATTGCATGTCCTCTTGCTCGTACATCATGAAGTGATCATCCGAAGGCTGAGTTTCCCTAAGAAAATTGTGAAGTGCACAACATGCAATAACGACATTGATTTGCGTTTGCATATATGAATATGGAACCGGACCCCTTAAATAGGCAAATCGTTGTTTCAGGACACCAAAGGATCGTTCAATTACATTACGAAGTTGGGAGTGACGAGTATTAAATAGCTCTTTCGGCCCTTGTCCTCGACCACGTCCTTGTCCAACTCTTACGTTACGTCCTCCCTTGAACGGTGCTAAAAAATCCGGCACCATCTTATAAGCTGCGTCAACGAGATAGAACTTGCCTATATTCAAGAAAAGAAGTTTAGTACCCAATTAATGAGCAAATAATTCTGcgcttaaaaaaaaatgtttgtcACTTAGGGAGTCAAACCCGATTATATATGTTGAATTTTGCCATCTTATTTTTAATAGCCAAATTATGAATAACCTTGGGGGGGAAATGGAAAATCGGTGTGCATTCTCATTGCATGTTCTAACACCCGTGCATCGTGTGCGCTGCCTTCCCATCCGGTATAGACATAAATGAACCGCATATCATGGTCACATACAGCTAACACGTTCTGGCTTTGAGTCCCATGCCTATTTGTGTAGGCCATCTGCTCGTGTGCCGGAACTGTATCTGGGATATGTGTGCCGTCCAAAGCACCTATACAATCCTACAATGAAATGTCAAAGTTTCATCAAATGAATGTTAAATCCAGTAGGTTCCAAAAGAGGTAACCAATAAATTAGTTGGGACACCACTATTAAGAAGATGCCTTGAATCATCATAGCATCTGATGTGGGGTTACACCAAGAGGAACTAATGGGAGTTTCTTCTTTTGAGTCCTCGCTTTACCTCAATCAATGGAAAATGCTGAAACATGGGTTTGAATGATGAATTTACTTGAAATTTGCAAGACTCTTTTTCCAGACTTAgcatttgtcctaaaaataaCGGTggatattttcaaaaaaattttttgcttTCGACAAGAAAAAAAGTTATACGACAAGAAAAAAATTTCCCTACCTTGAACCAAGGATAATACTTGGTGCTATATCTTATTTTTGGATGCACTTCGTCACTTTGTTTTGGTTTAATAATTCTTTGTGCAAATCGACATAACCCCAACAGCACTTCCGCTACATTTCTATGGATGGTTTCCGTTAAATGTTGAAATCTTTCGGCTACGACACGAGTTCGCGTGCTATGGCTTAGCATAACTAAAGTCATGGTTAGCGATTTCTCGATCGAGACATACTTGTGTGGATTCTGAGGTACGTAGTTATTGCCTACTAGAACTTCACAAAGTCGCAAAAAATTATCTACAGTGATTCGgcaattcttcaaaatacgTAGTGGGTAACCTGTTATTAGTTCTTAAACCCACTTCCAACCAGGCATGTCAGAATTGCGGCAAGGTATTTTTATTAGAAGCCCATCGTAACGTTCTGCTTTCGGTGAAAAAAGAAGCATGGCTGCAGCATTGAGAATAATCTCTTCATCTTCTTCAGAGCGTGAGGCAGAAGAGGAGGAAGCGAAGTACGGATTGAAGTTTGCCATGAATGAGAAATAGCTAGAAGCCTGCAATGGTAAAATAAAgtaattgttaattaaatgcAGAGTGAAGTCTTAAAAGTAGCAGGACTGTGGTGCTAAAGCATATGAATGAAAGATGAAACCGAGGGGCGGACGGTGGGAGGGGGAGCGTCTCTCCAGGACAAAGCTTTATGGTAGCTGTAGTAGCAGAAGTTGGAAGTTTGGTGGGGAAGGCAAAAGCTGATGGAGCCAATCCTTATGTGGTTTCGGTGCCGGTGGTCGTCAATGCTTCTGCACTTATGAAGAAAAGGTAGAAAATAACAAAGAAGACAAATTCCCAAGGTTTTGCCGTTGATGTTGAGAACTAAAGGTGGCGTGAATATATGGACTAGtaggctatatatatatatggggtTGAGTTAGCTGATGTTGGGGaatttggaatgaattggtttAATCCACTAAAACGGTGCCGTAACGTTGTACTAGTTTCACATGTCGAACAGAGAAAAAGATACTTAATCTGTTCATGCATGTACAAAATATATGGGCTAGTGTTAGGTTATATATATAGGGTTGAGTTAGCTGACGTTGAGGAATTTTATAGGATGCCTGCATCCACTTTTCACGGTGCTGTGACGTTGTCCTAGGGAAAGAGATGCCTAAGCTGTTCATGCATGTGCCTTTCTTGGATTCCCCTGTATATTTGCTCTAACTATTTCCTTCTGCGAAAATCATTTCAGGCATGTTAGTGGGATTGCCCACTTTCTGTGATTTGAGACAACGGTTGTCTTTATTACTGCATATACATGCATGAGGTAAAATCATCCTAATATCGAATGGCCAACGGATGTGAGAACCTCTCATGCCATTTTATAATTCGACAAACGTAGGACTATGTGTGTAGTAGGACCCAAGGTATctacttttttattttggattttgtgTGTATAGATGTTGAGATAGCACGCGTGACTTTAGTACCCAAGCATGATCTGGTGTCCTTGCATGAAGCAAcctctttttctttgctttgtttaactctttttcaaatttattttcctttcttaaaAACGGCCAAATGGAACAAGCAAATCAAATTTCCTTGATCACGATCGCAGTTCAGATTTGTTCATGCAGGAACCTTGATCATACTCACTACACTGATCCGGTTTCTCCTGGGAACGGCAGTACTAACAAGCTTATAAGCTTTCACGTAAAGAATAACATGGCCTGAATAACATGATGGCCTGAATAAACTTTCACGTAAAATCTGAAAGCCAATACTTACGAAAtggaattttttaaaaaactgaTAACAAGAAAGTTGGGTCAAATATCGTATTGTAGTTATATTCATGTTTCCTTGAATATATCTCCAAATCAAGGAAGGAGCACGAGGCTCAAAGAAACAAACAAGGGCCTATCGTATTCACCTTTCAAACTGCCTCGATTTTCAAATGCAGTAAAAGGAAATCACCTCatttaataaaaaattcagACCCTACAGAGAAGATGCCATGCCTTAGCCAGTTAACCCTCCTCCCCATAACCTCCATATGCATGATGATTGGATGTGTATGTATTATGATTGATTTTAAGCTGCTAACAACATTTAAGAAAAAGGGGCATCTCATACATCCTGAATATAAGACAAGTACTTAAGGTACAACACCTGGGAGCAGTCAATCGAAATGACACAAATGGCCACTTAATTATTCTGGTGGTAAAAGATGAGCATAAAAATTTCACCACTTGTTACAGCAACATATAATCAAATTACACAGGGAAACAAGCTATCCGGAATTAGCAATTACAGAGAAACAACATCACTAAATCAGAGTAACAGTTAGGCCCTTGAGGTCCCCTCCTTCACGACGATATTCGGTACGATGAATAACTCAATCCATGCCATCTGCTCACTCTCATCCAAGCTAAGAAATAAAGCCCGAAATTCCTTGTCCAACAATTCTTTCAAGAGATACATGCGTACAGTTTTCTCCAACTTCAGCGCGAGAACTGCTTGTTTGGCAACCTCAATTGAATACTGCTCCTGCGCTTCTCTTTCGCTACAAACAATTGAGGAATATCTATTGAAGTTGCTCAGTGCCTCTTGGTAGTTCTCCGAACCCGACCTTCGGGACTTGGTTCCTCTTGAGCCCTCATTCTCCGAACTGTGTGGAGCACTACCCAACGGTCGCTTGCCGGGATTTCTCATACTTGGGCTGCCATCATCATCCGAAGTTCCCTTAGAATCTACTGGGTTGATGACAGAACTAGAAGCAACTCCTTTGCCTTTGAGGGTTGAATCACCCCTACGTCTACCGGCACGAGGAGGCACAAATTGGGGTGGGTGTTGGGCGGAAGATTGAGCACGGGTGCCTGTGGCATGTTTGCCGTCCATCACCTCATCCCATAGGATCATCAAATCAGCACTATTTGGGTGCTGGAAGTCTGTATAGCTTTTGTCCAGCTATTAGGcacacaagaaagaaaagacagTTTATTAGAATGCCTTCACACACTGCACTCTTAACAGAAGCAAACAGCAGTCCACAAacacttaaaggaaattgaacTATGTAGTGGTTCCTAAGCACAAAGGGTTGTAGAAAAGCCCATAGTATGACAGATCACTCGAAAGATAAGACCATAGTATGACAAACGGCGTAGTATTTCGAACCACATACACACTCTCCACAATTGCTCAGTGTTAATGACACAAGAACCATTAAGACAGGACCAGCAACCTTAATCTGATATGAACAAAATCACGAACAAACACACACTTCAACTGGATTTTGTGTGTATGCAAGTAAGGCATTTCAGCTTTTTCGAAGCACAACGGAACAAATTTAAGCAGTAAATATAGTGGAATCCAGAGCTCGAACAACATACGTTGTACAAATATGCCCATTGCTCTTTTTCGGCTAAAAAGCATCTGCGTTCCTCATCCCATCCTATCCCGGTCTCTGGCTTGGCAGAATCACCTCGTAGGTGTGTGAAAAGTCTCCACTTATCGA contains:
- the LOC113760554 gene encoding 7-methylguanosine phosphate-specific 5'-nucleotidase A-like isoform X1, producing the protein MGTSHHYCRLQFLPNINLGATNILFRNTSTALARLLIPITSSQHNPTTITSSRRLALEIPLLHPFFWLYFSPHRSHIRSFYSGTFSSYTKRLCNKFLIFRQKSVRSRSYSSDHQKETQTMEHVVVDGSEVVVKDPQSLRHKISSIRLAGPEKLQVIADFDATLTKYWIDGRRGQSSHGLLRQGSPEYDEKRQKLYEYYHPLEFDPTIPLDQKAKLMEEWWGKSHALLVEGGLTYDAIKKSVTNSTIAFREGVVELFKFLEEKDVPVLVFSAGLADIIEEVFRQKLHRSFKNVRVVSNQMIFDQNGQLVSFKGKTIHVLNKNEHALDMAAPVHDRIDNVNGLNEDNSFVKKITNVLLLGDHIGDLGMSDGLNYETRISVGFLNDNVENSLESYQKAFDVVYLNDTSMQGVVKLASQLCQT
- the LOC113760554 gene encoding 7-methylguanosine phosphate-specific 5'-nucleotidase A-like isoform X2 produces the protein MGTSHHYCRLQFLPNINLGATNILFRNTSTALARLLIPITSSQHNPTTITSSRRQKSVRSRSYSSDHQKETQTMEHVVVDGSEVVVKDPQSLRHKISSIRLAGPEKLQVIADFDATLTKYWIDGRRGQSSHGLLRQGSPEYDEKRQKLYEYYHPLEFDPTIPLDQKAKLMEEWWGKSHALLVEGGLTYDAIKKSVTNSTIAFREGVVELFKFLEEKDVPVLVFSAGLADIIEEVFRQKLHRSFKNVRVVSNQMIFDQNGQLVSFKGKTIHVLNKNEHALDMAAPVHDRIDNVNGLNEDNSFVKKITNVLLLGDHIGDLGMSDGLNYETRISVGFLNDNVENSLESYQKAFDVVYLNDTSMQGVVKLASQLCQT